In one Trichlorobacter lovleyi SZ genomic region, the following are encoded:
- a CDS encoding trans-sulfuration enzyme family protein, which translates to MKIATQLIHAGPTVDQQTGALGVPVYQISTYRQTSFEHFGKYDYARGDNPTREAVEEVVARLEGGTRCLAFASGMAAISTTLMIFSPGDHLVVCDDVYGGAYRVLTSIFSRMGINASFVDATDLAAIEAAIRPETRALYLETPSNPLLKVTDLRGAAAIAKRHGIITLVDNTFMTPYLQRPLELGCDIVLHSGTKFLNGHSDVICGFAVTRDDELGQRIRYIQNAFGTGLGPQDSFLTLRGIKTLKVRMDQSQQNTGIIVERLKQHPRVTAVHYPGLVEHPGHAVHAAQAEGPGAVFSFEVDSLETTQRLLENAHLAAFAVSLGGVESIISYPARMSHASVPREERLRKGISDTLIRLSVGLEDPDDLYADLEQAMQ; encoded by the coding sequence ATGAAGATAGCAACCCAACTGATTCACGCAGGCCCCACCGTTGATCAGCAGACCGGCGCGCTGGGAGTGCCGGTCTACCAGATCTCCACCTACCGCCAGACCTCTTTTGAGCATTTTGGCAAGTACGACTATGCCAGGGGTGACAACCCGACCCGCGAGGCGGTTGAAGAGGTGGTGGCCCGGTTGGAGGGGGGCACGCGCTGCCTGGCCTTTGCCTCCGGCATGGCGGCCATCTCCACCACCCTGATGATCTTCTCCCCCGGCGACCATCTGGTGGTCTGCGACGATGTCTACGGCGGTGCCTACCGGGTGCTGACCTCCATCTTCAGCCGGATGGGGATCAACGCCAGCTTTGTGGATGCCACCGACCTTGCCGCCATCGAGGCGGCCATCCGTCCCGAGACCAGGGCGCTCTATCTGGAGACCCCCTCCAACCCGCTGCTGAAGGTCACCGATCTGCGCGGGGCAGCCGCCATTGCCAAACGGCACGGCATCATCACCCTGGTGGACAACACCTTCATGACCCCCTACCTGCAGCGGCCACTGGAGCTGGGCTGTGATATCGTGCTGCACAGCGGCACCAAGTTCTTAAACGGCCACAGCGATGTGATCTGCGGTTTTGCCGTGACCCGTGACGACGAGCTGGGCCAGCGAATCCGTTACATCCAGAACGCCTTCGGCACCGGCCTGGGACCGCAGGATTCCTTCCTGACCCTGCGGGGGATCAAGACCCTCAAGGTGCGGATGGACCAGAGCCAGCAGAATACCGGGATCATCGTGGAGCGGTTGAAACAGCATCCCAGGGTAACGGCGGTCCACTACCCCGGCCTGGTGGAACATCCCGGCCATGCCGTCCACGCGGCCCAAGCAGAGGGGCCCGGCGCGGTCTTCTCCTTTGAGGTGGATTCTCTGGAAACCACACAACGGCTGTTGGAAAACGCCCATCTGGCCGCCTTTGCCGTCAGCCTGGGGGGGGTGGAGAGCATTATCTCCTACCCGGCCAGGATGTCCCACGCCTCGGTACCCAGGGAGGAGCGCCTGCGCAAGGGGATCAGTGATACCCTGATCCGGCTTTCGGTAGGGCTGGAAGACCCGGACGACCTGTACGCCGACCTTGAACAGGCGATGCAGTAG